The Roseovarius indicus genome has a segment encoding these proteins:
- a CDS encoding DNA gyrase inhibitor YacG encodes MTCPICANPTDKRYRPFCSKRCADIDLGKWISGDYAVPSDDPEDAERAIDELNRPDSKPH; translated from the coding sequence ATGACCTGTCCGATCTGCGCGAATCCCACCGACAAACGCTACCGCCCCTTCTGCTCGAAACGCTGCGCCGACATCGATCTGGGCAAGTGGATCAGCGGCGATTACGCGGTGCCCTCGGACGACCCCGAAGACGCCGAGCGCGCCATCGACGAGCTCAACCGGCCCGACAGCAAACCACACTGA